The proteins below come from a single Arthrobacter crystallopoietes genomic window:
- a CDS encoding competence protein CoiA, with the protein MPLAAEFNGQRIEANQLSVDEWAALKSRYKQGTLVMTCGQPGIPKNSKLQFQYFAHKPGADCTLHTGGPESPEHLALKAAVASAAKAAGWVAIIEYPGPDRNWIADVLAEKDGRRVAVEIQLSGQQPQEFHRRQERYEA; encoded by the coding sequence ATGCCATTGGCGGCGGAGTTTAACGGTCAGAGAATCGAAGCGAATCAGCTCTCGGTTGATGAATGGGCGGCTCTAAAGTCCAGGTATAAACAAGGCACTCTTGTGATGACCTGTGGGCAGCCCGGCATACCAAAGAACTCGAAACTGCAGTTTCAGTATTTCGCACACAAGCCCGGAGCGGACTGCACACTCCACACCGGCGGCCCGGAAAGTCCTGAACATCTTGCCCTCAAAGCGGCGGTTGCCTCAGCGGCGAAAGCAGCCGGATGGGTTGCCATCATCGAATACCCTGGCCCCGATCGCAACTGGATTGCTGACGTCTTAGCAGAAAAAGACGGAAGACGAGTCGCTGTAGAAATTCAGCTTTCCGGACAACAGCCGCAGGAATTCCACCGGCGGCAAGAACGCTACGAGGCCTGA
- a CDS encoding recombinase family protein: MAGQRVGYVRVSTLEQNEQRQLEGQPLDRVFTDKASGRDTARPQLVELVRFARDGDTVVVHSMDRLARNLDDLRSLVQKLTAKGVRVEFVKEGLVFTGEDSPMANLMLSVMGAFAEFERSLIKERQREGITLARQRGAYRGRKKTLSPEQAAELVRRAAAGIPKATLAKDYGISRETVYQYLRQATIATADDASPASASASLLPEA, translated from the coding sequence GTGGCGGGGCAACGAGTCGGGTACGTGCGAGTCAGCACCTTAGAGCAAAACGAACAACGCCAGCTCGAAGGCCAGCCACTCGACCGGGTGTTCACCGATAAGGCCTCCGGCCGGGACACTGCCCGACCACAACTTGTCGAACTCGTCCGCTTCGCCCGCGACGGAGACACCGTCGTCGTACACAGCATGGACCGGCTCGCTCGAAACCTGGACGACCTGCGGTCCCTGGTTCAGAAACTGACCGCCAAGGGCGTCCGAGTCGAATTCGTCAAAGAAGGACTCGTCTTCACCGGCGAGGACTCCCCCATGGCCAACCTCATGCTTTCGGTCATGGGGGCCTTCGCCGAGTTCGAACGCTCCCTTATTAAGGAGCGCCAGCGCGAGGGAATCACCCTGGCTCGCCAGCGGGGCGCCTATCGCGGTCGGAAGAAGACCCTCTCCCCGGAACAGGCCGCCGAATTGGTGCGCCGTGCCGCGGCCGGCATCCCGAAGGCAACGCTGGCCAAGGACTACGGCATCAGCCGAGAAACGGTCTACCAGTACCTGCGTCAAGCCACCATAGCGACAGCTGATGATGCGTCGCCGGCCTCTGCCTCTGCCTCTCTCCTGCCTGAAGCATGA
- a CDS encoding MBL fold metallo-hydrolase, with protein sequence METDRAGVASAVVVGDRYYLIDAGHGVGRQIKDARLGTWDKDMQGPLDGLEAVFLTHLHSDHIADLYGILGTGLQNGLSRRDRIVEIWGPGNRGALPVNYKGEEMTEVVAPENPTPGTGETIDMMVRTFATDFNDRVIDSGYPTPDKIFAGRDIALPAGYGKDPNGNPHPRMSPFSFYEDDRVKVSATLVQHAPVFPAFAFKFETDTGTVVFSGDTGPSENLVELAAGADVLVHEVIAEQWIAQRHPEPRDAAAEAEYQHLKGAHTTIEEVGVIAEQAGVSTLVLNHMVPGNWPVKEFKRAGDNFSGKLIVGEDLDSIPIGAMARAR encoded by the coding sequence ATGGAAACCGACCGGGCAGGTGTGGCTTCCGCGGTCGTTGTCGGAGACCGCTACTACCTGATCGATGCTGGACACGGAGTGGGACGCCAGATCAAGGACGCCCGTCTGGGCACCTGGGACAAGGACATGCAGGGCCCTCTCGACGGACTCGAGGCGGTGTTCCTCACGCACTTGCATTCGGACCATATCGCGGACCTGTACGGAATCTTAGGCACGGGTCTGCAGAACGGCCTGTCCCGGAGGGACAGGATTGTGGAGATCTGGGGCCCGGGTAACCGCGGCGCTCTGCCGGTGAACTACAAGGGCGAGGAAATGACTGAGGTTGTGGCGCCGGAGAACCCGACACCGGGCACTGGGGAAACGATCGACATGATGGTCCGGACTTTCGCGACGGACTTCAACGACCGGGTGATTGACAGCGGTTACCCGACGCCGGACAAGATCTTCGCCGGCCGCGACATCGCGTTGCCGGCGGGGTACGGCAAAGACCCGAACGGGAACCCGCATCCGCGCATGTCGCCGTTCAGCTTCTACGAGGATGACCGGGTCAAGGTGTCGGCAACGCTGGTCCAACACGCGCCCGTGTTCCCTGCGTTCGCGTTCAAGTTCGAGACTGACACTGGAACAGTCGTCTTTTCCGGCGACACGGGTCCCAGCGAGAATCTCGTGGAATTGGCCGCCGGCGCGGACGTTCTGGTGCACGAGGTCATCGCCGAGCAGTGGATCGCTCAACGTCATCCGGAGCCCCGCGATGCAGCGGCAGAAGCGGAATACCAACACCTCAAGGGCGCCCACACCACCATCGAAGAGGTCGGTGTGATTGCCGAGCAGGCCGGCGTCAGCACGCTGGTCCTGAACCACATGGTTCCGGGCAACTGGCCGGTCAAAGAATTCAAACGGGCCGGTGATAACTTCTCTGGCAAGCTGATCGTAGGCGAGGATCTGGATTCCATCCCCATCGGGGCGATGGCACGGGCCCGGTAA
- a CDS encoding EamA family transporter — protein sequence MTTGLRISGTTSGTAMAFAAMCCVQIGLAVSVGLVDRLGAGGVAWLRLAWAAVILVAIARPWRIRFSSTALRTCVMLGVATAGMTILFMAAAERLPLGTAVALEFLGPLGVALVRGRGVSRLWALVAGAGVVALTEPWHGQTDAVGVLFALGAALCWAAYILLTQRAGDAAEGLGALAVSMPVAALVATFTVGPEAFAHLDWRLLLAGVGLALLLPVVPFSLELLALRRLTAAAFGTLMCLEPAIGMVVGLTFLGQVPSPFAILGIALVIAAGIGATRTGNRPPVTTSPETLPVI from the coding sequence ATGACCACTGGGCTCCGCATCTCCGGCACGACCTCCGGCACCGCCATGGCGTTCGCCGCCATGTGCTGCGTTCAGATAGGTCTGGCCGTTTCCGTGGGACTCGTGGACCGGCTCGGCGCCGGAGGTGTCGCGTGGCTTCGCCTTGCGTGGGCCGCCGTGATCCTGGTTGCCATCGCACGCCCCTGGCGGATCCGCTTCAGCTCGACGGCGTTGCGCACCTGCGTCATGCTCGGCGTCGCCACGGCCGGCATGACCATCCTGTTCATGGCCGCGGCCGAACGGCTACCCTTGGGCACCGCTGTCGCGCTGGAGTTCCTCGGCCCGCTGGGCGTGGCCTTGGTGCGCGGCCGAGGGGTGTCGCGCCTGTGGGCGCTGGTAGCCGGCGCAGGCGTCGTCGCATTGACCGAGCCATGGCATGGCCAGACCGACGCCGTTGGCGTGCTCTTCGCACTGGGTGCGGCCCTTTGCTGGGCCGCCTATATCCTCCTGACCCAGCGGGCGGGCGACGCCGCCGAAGGACTGGGCGCCTTGGCTGTGTCCATGCCGGTCGCGGCGCTCGTCGCGACATTCACGGTGGGGCCGGAAGCGTTCGCCCATCTAGACTGGCGCCTGCTGCTGGCCGGCGTCGGACTTGCACTGTTGCTGCCGGTAGTGCCGTTCAGCCTCGAACTGCTGGCCCTGCGCCGGCTCACCGCCGCGGCCTTCGGCACGCTGATGTGCCTGGAGCCGGCCATCGGCATGGTCGTCGGCCTCACCTTCCTCGGTCAGGTTCCCAGTCCCTTCGCGATCCTCGGGATCGCCCTGGTCATCGCCGCCGGCATCGGCGCCACCCGCACCGGAAACCGCCCTCCGGTTACCACCAGCCCCGAAACCCTGCCCGTCATATAG
- a CDS encoding LysR family transcriptional regulator, whose translation MDIRRLRTLLELSRSGSMREVADLLGTTTSTVSQQIALLARETGTVLLEPEGRGVRLTPAGLRLSEHAATILAAVEAARADLDPEAAPSGTLRVAGFATAIRRNIIPAVKEAAVSHPALRIAVQEHEPAEAIEMLLADRTDLALTYDYNLAPELDDPRLDRVPLWSTPWGLGVPARDKQTVQGNAPEVFKAFRDRDWVGNSRNRADEVVVRSIGSLAGFEPRLRHEADSLDLVEDLILAGMGVGLLPADRKPPPGVVILPLAQPEVRLRAYAHTRKGRTTWPPLRYVLARLESGAR comes from the coding sequence GTGGATATTCGACGGTTGCGGACGCTGCTTGAGCTCTCGCGCAGTGGGTCGATGCGGGAAGTGGCGGACCTGCTCGGCACTACGACCTCGACGGTCTCGCAGCAGATCGCACTGCTGGCCCGCGAAACGGGCACGGTCCTTCTGGAACCTGAGGGCAGGGGAGTGCGCCTCACGCCGGCTGGACTGCGCCTGTCCGAGCATGCGGCCACTATCCTCGCTGCAGTCGAGGCGGCGCGGGCGGATCTTGATCCGGAGGCGGCTCCGTCGGGCACCCTCCGGGTGGCTGGTTTCGCCACCGCAATCCGCAGGAACATCATCCCCGCCGTCAAAGAGGCCGCGGTCAGTCATCCGGCGCTCAGGATTGCCGTGCAGGAACACGAGCCCGCTGAGGCGATTGAAATGCTCTTGGCGGACCGGACCGACCTCGCGCTGACCTACGACTACAACCTCGCTCCGGAGCTCGACGATCCCCGGCTCGACAGGGTTCCCCTCTGGTCCACGCCCTGGGGACTCGGCGTCCCCGCGCGTGACAAGCAAACAGTGCAAGGCAACGCCCCGGAGGTTTTCAAAGCGTTCCGCGACCGTGACTGGGTAGGCAACTCCCGCAACCGGGCCGATGAAGTGGTGGTGCGCTCTATCGGTTCCCTTGCAGGTTTCGAACCCCGCCTGCGCCACGAAGCAGACAGCCTCGACCTCGTCGAAGACCTGATCCTTGCCGGCATGGGCGTCGGGTTGCTGCCTGCGGACAGGAAGCCGCCACCCGGCGTCGTAATTCTCCCGCTCGCCCAGCCCGAAGTCCGGCTACGCGCCTACGCCCATACAAGGAAAGGGCGCACCACATGGCCGCCGTTGCGTTACGTGCTTGCCCGCCTGGAGTCGGGAGCGCGCTAG
- a CDS encoding TetR/AcrR family transcriptional regulator produces the protein MTTTEEEPAAKAARTAHRLNRGSLTRQSIVAAALRILDEDGNPGLTFTRLGKELGASPTAMYRHFPSRDEIVIAVADELIGMSIEGYEPSESWADSLRDLAYRAWRTFAEHPAAAMQTFFRLTRGPNELRAVDAVLEAIHHAGWTGHEAVIQYHVFSNLVLSASGTHAARIAVREESEANGDVEWNQEYQPARPEEYPYVVAAREDLRTINFFEIYRAQVEAVLTQMERKAPREESRPAASDR, from the coding sequence ATGACCACCACCGAAGAAGAGCCGGCAGCCAAGGCCGCCCGGACGGCGCACCGGCTCAACCGCGGCTCCCTGACCCGCCAGTCAATCGTGGCGGCCGCCCTGCGGATCCTGGACGAAGACGGCAACCCGGGGCTGACGTTCACCCGGCTAGGCAAGGAGCTCGGCGCCTCGCCCACCGCGATGTACCGGCACTTCCCCAGCCGTGATGAGATCGTCATTGCCGTGGCCGACGAGCTCATTGGCATGTCTATCGAGGGATACGAGCCATCCGAGTCGTGGGCGGATTCGCTCCGAGACCTCGCCTACCGCGCCTGGCGGACATTCGCGGAGCATCCGGCGGCTGCTATGCAGACGTTCTTCCGGCTGACCCGTGGACCAAACGAGCTGCGAGCCGTCGATGCTGTCCTCGAAGCCATCCACCACGCCGGCTGGACCGGGCACGAAGCCGTAATTCAGTACCACGTATTCAGCAATCTGGTCCTCTCTGCCAGCGGCACACATGCCGCGCGCATCGCCGTGCGCGAAGAGTCCGAGGCCAACGGTGACGTCGAGTGGAACCAGGAGTATCAACCGGCGCGTCCAGAGGAATACCCCTACGTAGTGGCCGCACGTGAGGACCTGCGGACCATCAACTTCTTCGAGATCTACCGGGCCCAGGTCGAAGCGGTGCTTACCCAAATGGAACGGAAGGCACCTAGGGAAGAGTCACGCCCGGCAGCCAGCGACCGTTGA
- a CDS encoding DUF3237 domain-containing protein, translated as MTSTSTRTAAAVAGPVPALRYAFTIVARVDPYIPLMGRAAEQLELIPITGGHVSGELAGDVVAGGADWCTARADDAFQVEARYGIRTQDGHYVDVVNTGILRHLDGETGDSQHMGYFMTSPVFRTAAPELQWLTRSAFVGRARVFDGNTSIDVYEITA; from the coding sequence ATGACCAGTACAAGTACGCGGACAGCTGCCGCCGTCGCCGGACCCGTCCCCGCCCTCCGTTACGCCTTCACCATCGTGGCCCGGGTGGATCCGTACATCCCGCTCATGGGCCGGGCCGCCGAACAGCTCGAGCTGATCCCGATCACCGGTGGGCACGTGAGTGGGGAACTTGCCGGCGACGTCGTGGCCGGTGGCGCGGACTGGTGCACCGCCCGGGCGGACGACGCATTCCAGGTTGAGGCGCGCTACGGCATCCGCACGCAGGATGGACACTATGTCGACGTGGTGAACACCGGCATCCTGCGCCACCTCGACGGCGAGACCGGCGACTCACAGCACATGGGTTACTTCATGACGTCACCGGTCTTCCGCACCGCCGCCCCCGAGCTGCAATGGCTCACACGCTCTGCTTTCGTCGGCCGCGCCCGCGTTTTCGACGGGAACACCAGCATCGACGTCTACGAGATCACAGCCTGA
- a CDS encoding ABC transporter substrate-binding protein, whose protein sequence is MRIKTLLPLACVAAGSLALAGCTTGSSSGSPAAGGEMSTDTIRTTLEVPTSFDPTQTLGLPDFWMARMGFDTLVRQDNGGEFAAGLAESWDVRPTGTTFTLRDGITCSDGTPITPTVVKDSLEYLADPKTASPVIGQVFGPGNTATIQADDEAGTVDVTLEKPWPDLLAGLAMSSAGVICPAGLEDPKALADGTAEGAQSGPYVLSDRQHGVSYTFTLRDDYDAWPQYNSEVAGVPAKNLVFDVVADRNTQANLLLSDQLDIIQIDGALMERFQNEPAYTVAAQPFSDFFVVFNQREGSPFRDPEIRKAVAQVLDAKTFEDITSNGHGQTSRSLVAEGTTCAAPEEAPVIKSNPEAAKKVLKGVDIRLVGPNIAGPQGSGNVYIQEQLRAAGANVTLKNSDVGSWIGQVFGEPSSWDMTMYADLNFPGTMANPLTAFVGPTIQEGGANVGATDNAEAEQAFEDFRTAEDEAAACAALQESMHSLIANADAIPLSNNPRLTVAAEGFEVSHRGTTIDDPILRITQ, encoded by the coding sequence ATGCGAATCAAGACCCTTCTGCCCCTAGCCTGCGTGGCCGCCGGATCGCTGGCCCTTGCCGGCTGCACCACTGGCTCCTCGAGCGGGTCGCCCGCCGCCGGCGGCGAGATGTCCACCGACACCATTCGCACGACGCTGGAAGTGCCTACTTCCTTCGATCCGACCCAGACCCTCGGTCTGCCGGACTTCTGGATGGCACGGATGGGCTTTGACACCCTCGTTCGCCAGGACAACGGCGGCGAGTTCGCTGCCGGGCTCGCCGAATCCTGGGATGTGCGTCCGACGGGCACTACATTCACGCTCCGCGACGGGATCACGTGCTCCGACGGGACGCCCATTACGCCCACCGTAGTCAAGGACTCCCTCGAGTACCTGGCAGACCCGAAGACAGCCTCGCCGGTCATTGGCCAGGTCTTCGGGCCGGGAAACACCGCCACGATCCAGGCTGACGACGAGGCCGGCACCGTCGACGTTACCCTCGAGAAGCCGTGGCCCGACCTGCTCGCCGGCCTGGCCATGTCCAGCGCCGGGGTCATCTGCCCTGCGGGACTCGAAGACCCGAAGGCCCTTGCCGACGGCACGGCCGAGGGCGCCCAATCCGGCCCCTACGTCCTCAGCGACCGCCAGCACGGGGTCTCCTACACCTTTACCCTCCGCGACGACTACGACGCGTGGCCCCAGTACAATTCCGAGGTCGCCGGAGTCCCGGCCAAGAACCTGGTGTTCGACGTCGTCGCCGACCGCAACACCCAGGCCAACCTCCTCCTGAGCGACCAGCTCGACATCATCCAGATCGACGGCGCCCTCATGGAGCGTTTCCAGAACGAGCCGGCCTACACGGTCGCTGCCCAGCCCTTCAGCGACTTCTTCGTCGTCTTCAACCAGCGCGAAGGCAGCCCCTTCCGAGACCCCGAGATTCGAAAGGCCGTGGCCCAGGTCCTGGACGCCAAGACCTTCGAGGACATCACATCGAACGGCCACGGCCAGACCAGCCGGTCACTCGTCGCCGAGGGCACCACCTGCGCCGCACCCGAGGAGGCACCCGTCATCAAGAGCAACCCCGAGGCGGCTAAGAAGGTCCTCAAGGGTGTCGACATCCGGCTAGTCGGGCCGAACATCGCCGGCCCCCAGGGGTCCGGCAACGTGTACATCCAGGAGCAGCTCCGCGCGGCCGGCGCAAACGTGACCCTCAAGAACTCGGACGTCGGGAGCTGGATCGGCCAGGTCTTCGGCGAACCCAGTTCGTGGGACATGACGATGTACGCTGACCTGAACTTCCCCGGCACCATGGCGAACCCCCTGACGGCCTTCGTCGGACCCACCATCCAGGAGGGTGGCGCCAATGTTGGGGCCACAGACAATGCCGAGGCAGAGCAGGCGTTCGAGGACTTCCGGACCGCAGAGGATGAGGCTGCCGCTTGCGCGGCACTGCAAGAGAGCATGCACAGCCTCATCGCGAACGCGGATGCCATCCCGCTGAGCAATAATCCGCGTTTGACCGTCGCCGCCGAGGGCTTCGAAGTCTCGCACCGTGGCACCACGATCGACGACCCCATCCTGCGAATCACCCAGTAG